The following are from one region of the Fusarium keratoplasticum isolate Fu6.1 chromosome 4, whole genome shotgun sequence genome:
- a CDS encoding HECT domain-containing protein: protein MAPWSTRRGSQPNNNSSGDLISRIHNTALHTPTTLNAVYSTALPPTPHGRNFDLSISNANADSSSDDSDFHPSRPPSKPARRPQHTRSMSQPFPSLFSGKKKRQNSVGAPPPDLGFTDDDAAMPRQAPKNHARNPSHTRGGPAGSKDFATGNCMTCGSLVRWPRDLKVFKCTICTTVNDLEPLSADNVTSRTRRDASQGPPGAPQPSPARVPHISIEQTRRLVQQSIRSYLSKKLHRVPKPAHDAQNHSKNRLSFSSRMQAAGHKPVVIDSRQEVSAPSKSPTIHVSHYVFDEEPTLRASAQRTNSAPIARSYSSSYTEKPPVQNILSGDGSKDHHAPPSTTDDSDPKRIFKPLEDYLVACFGSFECINSSFMTHHHRHPPRGGSESTRRRPVAQHEHREQREHRREPSENRQAREQREERSNPQGDEGMWDLDPKLLLLGDFAENGTWWTGSQEEARSRRPPTHRNERSFSSVPAITKTPQMNWGDLMGWYSAVVNTAAGWFVVYEEFSRADDFQPPTARELQSFERDLLQGQEHARRVLLKATEMLLKRPGRPLKDPVDLRFLLILLENPLLYEDQQSFGGILQPDTKPPAAKETRSGKTGTPETGLLSGQHSGIIKRIVGLISNSSVECHNQLITWFARHHPSRFTRTKELASGFLTYRMLRQRDKKREVRVDITAGLIPQMQEGRSGAYLYDEINRSGSSKKTKEPEKKIVYSDDWQIKASSRVLALLFAANNLPHGRRSEDAPPITSKNGTGSSRDAVHSHGQVLPTSDFYNSMIDYTDLIADFENWEARRGKFSFCQYPFLLSIWAKNHILEHDARRQMQSKARDAFFDSIMSRKAINQFLELNVRRDCLVDDSLKAVSEVIGSGSEDIKKGLRITFKGEEGVDAGGLRKEWFLLLVREVFNPDHGMFIYDEDSQHCYFNPNSFETSDQFFLVGVVMGLAIYNSTILDLALPPFAFRKLIASAPTQGTGASSHPRPPMRYTLEDLAEYRPGLARGLRQLLEYEGNVEETFALDFVIETEKYGTTVEVPLCPGGERIPVTNNNRREYVDLYVRYIIDVSVTRQFEPFKRGFYTVCGGNALSLFRPEEIELLVRGSDEALDIDSLRGVAEYDNWGSKKPDGSEPVIDWFWETFKAATPEDQRKLLLFITGSDRIPAMGAAVLPIKISCLGEDEGRFPIARTCFNMLSLSRYESKKRLEKLLWTAVRESEGFGLK, encoded by the exons ATGGCTCCCTGGTCGACTCGTCGTGGGTCTCAACCCAACAACAACTCTTCTGGTGACCTCATCAGTCGAATTCACAACACCGCTCTACACACACCCACGACTCTCAACGCAGTCTATTCGACAGCGCTGCCACCGACACCGCATGGTCGCAACTTTGACCTGTCCATCTCCAATGCCAACGCCGACTCGAGCTCCGACGACTCCGACTTTCACCCCTCGCGACCACCGTCCAAGCCTGCTCGCCGGCCCCAGCACACGCGCTCTATGAGCCAGcccttcccttctctctttagtggcaagaagaagaggcagaacTCTGTCGGCGCGCCTCCGCCCGACTTGGGCTTTACAGATGATGACGCCGCAATGCCTCGACAAGCGCCCAAGAACCACGCCCGGAATCCGTCCCATACTCGAGGGGGTCCTGCAGGGAGCAAGGACTTTGCGACGGGAAACTGCATGACCTGTGGTTCCCTAGTGCGGTGGCCGAGGGACCTCAAGGTTTTCAAGTGCACCATCTGTACCACTGTCAATGACCTGGAGCCGCTAAGTGCGGACAATGTCACCTCGAGAACGCGCCGCGATGCAAGCCAAGGCCCCCCTGGCGCACCCCAACCCTCTCCGGCAAGAG TCCCGCATATCTCGATCGAGCAAACGAGACGACTTGTTCAGCAATCCATTCGTTCGTACTTGTCCAAGAAACTACATCGAGTTCCTAAACCCGCGCACGATGCTCAAAATCATTCGAAGAATAGACTATCGTTCAGCAGCCGAATGCAAGCTGCTGGCCATAAACCCGTGGTGATAGATTCAAGACAGGAGGTGTCCGCTCCATCCAAATCTCCCACTATACATGTGTCACATTATGTATTCGATGAGGAACCAACCCTACGAGCCAGCGCTCAGCGAACGAATTCTGCGCCTATTGCTCGATCTTACTCGTCTTCATACACAGAAAAACCTCCAGTACAGAACATCTTGTCAGGCGATGGGTCCAAGGACCACCACGCTCCACCCTCGACGACAGACGACAGCGATCCTAAGCGAATATTCAAACCGCTGGAAGACTACTTAGTTGCCTGTTTCGGCTCATTTGAATGCATCAACTCGTCATTCATgacccatcaccatcgccatccccCAAGAGGGGGAAGTGAATCAACCCGCCGAAGGCCTGTAGCGCAACACGAGCATCGAGAGCAACGAGAGCATCGTCGGGAGCCTTCAGAAAACCGGCAAGCGCGCGAACAGCGAGAAGAGCGAAGCAATCCCCAAGGAGATGAGGGAATGTGGGATCTTGATCCGAAGCTGCTTCTACTGGGCGACTTTGCAGAGAATGGAACGTGGTGGACTGGcagccaggaggaggcgCGATCTCGGAGACCACCAACACATCGAAATGAGCGTAGCTTTTCAAGCGTTCCAGCTATTACCAAGACCCCGCAGATGAATTGGGGTGATTTGATGGGCTGGTACAGCGCTGTCGTAAACACTGCCGCCGGCTGGTTCGTTGTATATGAAGAGTTTTCTCGGGCTGATGACTTCCAGCCGCCTACTGCACGAGAGCTGCAGTCTTTCGAGCGAGATCTTTTGCAGGGCCAAGAGCATGCTCGACGTGTGCTACTCAAAGCAACAGAAATGCTCCTTAAGCGACCCGGGAGGCCCCTGAAGGACCCGGTAGACCTGCGGTTTCTTCTCATACTGCTTGAAAACCCACTCCTTTACGAAGACCAGCAATCATTTGGCGGAATCCTCCAGCCGGATACCAAGCCGCCAGCAGCTAAAGAGACACGCTCTGGGAAAACGGGGACTCCCGAAACTGGCCTCCTATCTGGCCAACATTCTGGAATCATCAAGCGCATCGTTGGGTTGATCTCCAACTCATCGGTTGAATGCCACAACCAATTGATCACCTGGTTTGCGAGACATCACCCCTCTCGATTTACAAGGACGAAGGAGCTGGCTTCTGGCTTCCTCACATACCGCATGCTGCGCCAAAGGGACAAGAAACGAGAAGTCAGAGTTGACATAACGGCTGGCCTCATCCCACAGATGCAAGAAGGACGCTCGGGGGCCTATCTCTACGACGAAATCAACCGCTCTGGCTCCTcaaagaagaccaaggagccTGAAAAGAAGATTGTGTACAGCGACGATTGGCAGATAAAGGCCTCTTCACGAGTTCTGGCTCTCCTCTTTGCCGCCAACAACCTCCCTCATGGGAGACGGAGTGAAGACGCACCGCCGATCACTAGCAAGAACGGCACCGGGTCGAGTCGAGATGCTGTTCATTCTCACGGACAGGTGCTGCCGACGAGCGACTTTTATAACTCCATGATTGATTATACTGATCTGATTGCCGACTTTGAGAACTGGGAAGCTCGGAGAGGAAAATTCTCGTTCTGCCAGTACCCATTCCTCCTTAGCATATGGGCCAAGAACCACATCCTTGAGCATGATGCTCGTCGTCAGATGCAGAGCAAAGCCCGAGACGCCTTCTTTGATAGTATCATGAGTCGCAAGGCCATCAATCAGTTCCTCGAACTCAACGTACGACGAGATTGCTTGGTCGACGACAGTCTCAAGGCTGTCAGTGAGGTCATTGGAAGCGGGAGCGAGGACATCAAGAAAGGCCTTCGCATTACtttcaagggcgaggagggagtCGATGCTGGCGGTTTACGCAAGGAATGGTTTTTGCTTCTCGTTAGAGAAGTTTTCAATCCCGACCATG GGATGTTTATCTATGACGAGGACTCTCAGCATTGCTATTTCAACCCCAACTCGTTCGAGACATCAGACCAGTTCTTcttggttggtgttgtcatGGGCTTGGCTATTTACAACTCAACCATTTTGGACCTGGCTCTCCCACCCTTTGCTTTCCGGAAACTCATCGCATCGGCTCCTACTCAGGGTACAGGAGCCTCTTCCCACCCCAGGCCCCCTATGCGATATACTCTCGAGGATCTTGCTGAATACCGACCTGGACTGGCTCGAGGACTTCGACAACTGCTCGAGTATGAGGGCAATGTGGAGGAAACCTTTGCCCTCGATTTTGTCATCGAGACGGAGAAGTATGGCACTACCGTCGAGGTTCCTCTTTGCCCAGGAGGTGAACGCATTCCCGTTACAAACAATAATCGGCGAGAATATGTGGACCTTTACGTGCGGTACATCATTGATGTGTCCGTGACGAGGCAGTTTGAGCCTTTCAAGAGGGGCTTCTACACTGTGTGCGGAGGTAATGCCCTGTCCCTGTTCCGACCGGAAGAGATTGAGCTTCTTGTGCGAGGGTCAGATGAGGCCCTCGATATTGATTCCCTACGGGGTGTTGCTGAGTACGATAATTGGGGCAGCAAGAAGCCAGATGGTTCCGAACCTGTTATCGACTGGTTCTGGGAGACGTTCAAAGCGGCCACCCCTGAAGACCAGCGCAAATTGTTGCTGTTCATTACCGGTAGTGACCGAATCCCCGCTATGGGCGCCGCTGTGTTACCCATCAAGATTTCCTGCCtcggagaagatgagggcaGGTTCCCCATTGCCAGAACATGCTTCAACATGCTGTCCCTCTCACGATACGAGTCCAAGAAGAGGCTGGAAAAGTTGCTGTGGACGGCCGTCCGTGAGAGTGAGGGCTTTGGACTAAAGTAA